Proteins co-encoded in one Bradyrhizobium sp. 170 genomic window:
- a CDS encoding tripartite tricarboxylate transporter substrate-binding protein, protein MKRLLTTLSLMLLAFGAAAQAQTYPSRPITLVVPFPPGGSTDAAARIMAERMRAPLGQSVVIENVGGAGGSIGVGRVARAAPDGYTFDIGQWDTHVGSIIYKLDYDLEKDFEPIALVSNNPQLMVAKKDLPANTLAELVAWMKENPGKINFVNQNAAANVTGVMFENLTRQKVQFIPYRGAGPAMTDLISGTVDLLVVQGAVALPQIRAGKIKALANLSATRSASMPDIPTADETGVPGLYMSGWFGFWAPKGTPKDVIAKLNAATVEALADPAIQKRFTELGLDVAPRAQQTPEGLAAFQKAEIEKWWPIIKAAGIGVQAQ, encoded by the coding sequence ATGAAGAGGCTTCTGACGACGCTTTCACTGATGCTTCTGGCTTTCGGCGCGGCTGCGCAGGCGCAGACCTATCCTTCCCGCCCGATCACGCTGGTGGTGCCGTTCCCCCCGGGCGGATCGACCGATGCCGCCGCCCGGATCATGGCCGAGCGGATGCGTGCTCCGCTCGGGCAGTCTGTCGTGATCGAAAATGTCGGCGGCGCCGGCGGCAGCATTGGTGTCGGGCGCGTCGCCCGCGCCGCGCCCGATGGTTACACCTTCGACATCGGCCAGTGGGACACCCATGTCGGCAGCATCATCTACAAGCTCGATTACGACCTCGAGAAGGATTTCGAGCCGATCGCACTTGTTTCGAACAATCCCCAGCTCATGGTCGCCAAGAAAGACCTGCCGGCGAACACGCTTGCCGAACTGGTCGCCTGGATGAAGGAAAACCCGGGCAAGATCAATTTCGTCAACCAGAACGCGGCGGCGAACGTCACCGGCGTGATGTTCGAGAACCTGACCAGGCAGAAGGTGCAGTTCATTCCCTATCGCGGCGCAGGTCCTGCGATGACCGACCTGATCTCCGGCACGGTGGATCTGCTGGTCGTGCAGGGCGCGGTAGCGCTGCCGCAAATCCGCGCCGGCAAGATCAAGGCGCTCGCCAATCTCTCGGCCACGCGCTCGGCCTCGATGCCGGATATTCCGACCGCGGACGAGACCGGCGTGCCCGGCCTCTATATGTCCGGCTGGTTCGGCTTCTGGGCGCCAAAGGGCACGCCGAAGGATGTCATCGCCAAACTCAACGCCGCGACGGTGGAGGCACTGGCCGATCCGGCGATCCAGAAGCGCTTTACCGAACTGGGCCTCGACGTCGCGCCCCGTGCGCAGCAAACGCCGGAAGGATTGGCCGCCTTCCAGAAGGCCGAGATCGAAAAATGGTGGCCGATCATCAAGGCCGCCGGGATCGGCGTGCAGGCGCAGTGA
- a CDS encoding RraA family protein translates to MNKAVTAPLPASVLEALARYDTPTICNAMEIVAPERRLIGYTTKPLVCPFPDLPPMVGYARTVTIRSVLKSTLPADEQAKRRIAYYEYVGTGFGPRITVIQDIDGADVGYGAFWGEVQSNVHKALGCLGVITDGSIRDIPQWAPGFQALAGSIGPSHAWVHAENWGGEVRVAGMTVHSDDLIHADQHGAIVIPVDIAAKIPEAAELCGRRETPILDIARSPDFTLEKLKEALKRSSEIH, encoded by the coding sequence GTGAACAAAGCCGTTACCGCCCCGCTGCCTGCTTCCGTCCTCGAGGCGCTGGCGCGCTATGACACGCCGACGATCTGCAATGCGATGGAAATCGTCGCGCCCGAACGCCGCCTGATCGGCTACACCACCAAGCCGCTGGTCTGCCCGTTTCCCGATTTGCCGCCCATGGTCGGCTATGCCCGCACCGTGACGATCCGCTCGGTGCTCAAATCTACCCTTCCAGCCGATGAGCAGGCGAAGCGCCGCATCGCCTATTACGAATATGTCGGCACCGGCTTCGGCCCGCGCATCACCGTGATCCAGGATATCGACGGCGCCGATGTCGGCTACGGCGCGTTCTGGGGCGAGGTGCAGAGCAACGTGCACAAGGCGCTCGGCTGCCTCGGCGTCATCACCGACGGCTCGATCCGCGACATCCCGCAATGGGCGCCGGGCTTTCAGGCGCTGGCCGGTTCGATCGGGCCGTCGCATGCCTGGGTCCATGCCGAAAACTGGGGCGGCGAAGTGCGCGTCGCCGGCATGACGGTGCATTCCGACGACCTCATCCACGCCGACCAGCACGGCGCCATCGTGATCCCCGTCGACATCGCGGCGAAGATACCGGAAGCCGCCGAACTCTGCGGCCGGCGCGAAACGCCGATCCTGGACATCGCGCGCAGCCCGGACTTCACGCTCGAAAAACTCAAAGAAGCGCTGAAGCGCTCGTCCGAGATCCACTAA